Proteins encoded together in one Ipomoea triloba cultivar NCNSP0323 chromosome 4, ASM357664v1 window:
- the LOC116015550 gene encoding uncharacterized protein LOC116015550 isoform X3, translated as MDPHKHQFRTEQQQEFENPHHYKPPQIKTEAELKIINKMFDECMNKEWEKVLNTYSTHGFVRRAKLTKSEDTALHLAINCYHPKHRSKDHLQCIKKMVTKIPDDEVLDILKLKNDTGDTPLHLAAQLGNVEICRCILTQVEKLGKVYELIGERNNLNMTPLFLAAHRGKVDAFKLLHEKIKETEDRIHLCRKEKGETILHSTLSGEYFELAYEIIEKFPELVNYVSEDGTSPLHILARKPHVFKSSSYLGSYESIIYYCTEVTTSHKKALTEDDANDHFSFPENWRTFADFYQLIWNFMKWVFALKKIVKGPTAKQNNDPENQDSQPQGTEEDDQRPVGAFPRIYYTDIGFLKFVMKLMLIILGIGFHRISKIKEKKGKHTCAVEILEKLIPNEASYKYQHAGGKPLQPVEAPNKPIDLPMTPPQTDNNAIQSDTEETMPDHPSDANKHKETPILAAAKMGIQEIVEKIIKRFPISIHDVDPNQKNVLLLAVENRQVAVYNFLRKQKLPEFVYYQVDNKGNSAAHLAAMYTGLKYWRIPGDALQLQGEVKWYKYVKSHLPRESYVRYNNEGQAPGDVFLETHANLTKLGTTWLIKTSESCSVIAALIATVAFAASTTVPGGLDQNSGYPILEGQPAFSVFAVSSLIALCFSVTALVFFLAILTSRCQQKDFKNNLPIKLLLGLTSLFTSIAAILISFCAAHSFVIKSKLKLAAFPIYGVVCLPVTFFAFNQLPLYLDLFRSIVQPVHFRSYRVSYTGKPAKGNKLSSTSKDQ; from the exons ATGGATCCACACAAACACCAGTTTAGAACAGAACAACAACAGGAATTCGAGAATCCACATCACTACAAACCTCCACAGATCAAAACAGAAGCGGAATTAAAGATCATAAACAAGATGTTTGATGAGTGCATGAACAAAGAGTGGGAAAAAGTTTTAAACACTTACTCCACTCATGGCTTTGTTCGTCGGGCCAAGCTCACTAAGTCAGAAGACACGGCTCTGCATTTAGCAATCAACTGTTACCACCCGAAGCATCGATCCAAAGATCATCTGCAGTGCATTAAGAAGATGGTGACTAAGATACCTGATGATGAAGTGTTGGACATCTTAAAATTGAAGAATGACACAGGAGACACCCCTCTTCATCTCGCGGCTCAGCTGGGAAACGTTGAAATCTGCCGATGTATTCTCACCCAAGTCGAGAAACTGGGCAAAGTTTATGAACTCATCGGGGAGCGAAACAACTTGAACATGACTCCACTTTTCCTGGCAGCTCATCGTGGCAAGGTGGATGCATTTAAATTACTTCATGAGAAGATTAAGGAAACAGAAGATCGAATCCATCTGTGTAGGAAGGAAAAGGGTGAAACTATTCTGCACTCTACTTTGTCTGGGGAATACTttg AATTGGCCTATGAGATAATTGAAAAATTTCCAGAGCTTGTGAATTATGTGAGTGAGGATGGCACATCTCCCCTGCATATTCTAGCCAGGAAGCCACATGTATTCAAGAGCAGCAGCTATCTTGGATCCTATGAAAGCATTATCTACTACT GTACCGAGGTTACAACCTCTCACAAAAAAGCACTTACTGAAGACGATGCAAATGATCATTTTTCATTCCCGGAAAACTGGAGGACATTTGCTGACTTCTACCAGCTTATTTGGAATTTCATGAAATGGGTGTTCG ctttaaaaaaaattgtaaaaggaCCAACTGCAAAACAAAATAATGATCCAGAGAATCAAGACAGCCAACCTCAAG gGACAGAGGAAGACGACCAAAGGCCTGTTGGAGCATTTCCCAGAATTTACTACACAGATATTGGTTTCCTCAAGTTTGTAATGAAACTCATGCTCATCATACTGGGAATTg GATTTCATAGGATATCGAAaatcaaagaaaagaaaggcAAGCACACATGCGCAGTGGAGATTTTAGAAAAATTGATCCCGAATGAAGCTAGTTACAAGTATCAGCATGCTGGGGGGAAACCTCTGCAACCTGTAGAAGCTCCAAACAAACCAATTGACCTTCCTATGACACCACCTCAAACAGATAATAATGCAATCCAGTCTGATACAGAGGAAACAATGCCAGACCACCCTTCAG ATGCAAACAAACATAAGGAGACACCTATATTAGCAGCAGCAAAAATGGGAATCCAAGAGATAGTAGAGAAAATCATCAAAAGATTCCCAATATCTATTCATGATGTGGATCCAAATCAGAAGAATGTGTTACTTTTGGCTGTTGAGAACAGGCAAGTTGCTGTTTACAATTTCTTACGAAAGCAGAAGCTCCCAGAATTTGTGTACTATCAAGTGGACAACAAGGGAAACAGCGCAGCGCATCTTGCTGCAATGTACACTGGTCTAAAATATTGGCGCATTCCTGGTGATGCATTGCAGTTGCAAGGAGAAGTCAAATGGTacaag TATGTGAAGAGTCACCTGCCACGAGAATCCTATGTTCGTTACAACAATGAAGGGCAGGCTCCAGGCGATGTGTTTTTAGAAACACATGCTAATCTAACTAAACTTGGCACCACATGGCTCATCAAGACCTCGGAATCATGCTCTGTCATCGCAGCACTGATTGCAACTGTGGCATTTGCCGCATCAACAACCGTCCCTGGTGGGCTGGATCAAAACAGTGGCTATCCAATTCTTGAAGGGCAACCCGCGTTTAGTGTATTTGCAGTGTCATCACTCATAGCTCTCTGCTTCTCGGTAACCGCCCTCGTCTTCTTCCTCGCAATCCTCACTTCGCGCTGCCAACAAAAGGATTTCAAAAACAATCTCCCAATAAAGCTGCTCCTTGGACTCACTTCCCTCTTCACATCCATAGCTGCTATCTTGATCTCCTTCTGTGCCGCTCATTCTTTTGTTATCAAGAGTAAACTCAAACTTGCGGCATTCCCTATATATGGAGTAGTGTGCTTACCAGTCACATTTTTTGCCTTCAATCAGCTCCCATTGTACCTCGATCTTTTCAGGTCCATCGTCCAACCAGTGCATTTTCGCAGCTACAGAGTTTCCTATACCGGCAAGCCCGCTAAGGGCAACAAACTCTCCTCAACTTCAAAAGATCAGTAG
- the LOC116015550 gene encoding uncharacterized protein LOC116015550 isoform X1, with the protein MDPHKHQFRTEQQQEFENPHHYKPPQIKTEAELKIINKMFDECMNKEWEKVLNTYSTHGFVRRAKLTKSEDTALHLAINCYHPKHRSKDHLQCIKKMVTKIPDDEVLDILKLKNDTGDTPLHLAAQLGNVEICRCILTQVEKLGKVYELIGERNNLNMTPLFLAAHRGKVDAFKLLHEKIKETEDRIHLCRKEKGETILHSTLSGEYFELAYEIIEKFPELVNYVSEDGTSPLHILARKPHVFKSSSYLGSYESIIYYCTEVTTSHKKALTEDDANDHFSFPENWRTFADFYQLIWNFMKWVFALKKIVKGPTAKQNNDPENQDSQPQVSGNTKNNTGTEEDDQRPVGAFPRIYYTDIGFLKFVMKLMLIILGIGFHRISKIKEKKGKHTCAVEILEKLIPNEASYKYQHAGGKPLQPVEAPNKPIDLPMTPPQTDNNAIQSDTEETMPDHPSDANKHKETPILAAAKMGIQEIVEKIIKRFPISIHDVDPNQKNVLLLAVENRQVAVYNFLRKQKLPEFVYYQVDNKGNSAAHLAAMYTGLKYWRIPGDALQLQGEVKWYKYVKSHLPRESYVRYNNEGQAPGDVFLETHANLTKLGTTWLIKTSESCSVIAALIATVAFAASTTVPGGLDQNSGYPILEGQPAFSVFAVSSLIALCFSVTALVFFLAILTSRCQQKDFKNNLPIKLLLGLTSLFTSIAAILISFCAAHSFVIKSKLKLAAFPIYGVVCLPVTFFAFNQLPLYLDLFRSIVQPVHFRSYRVSYTGKPAKGNKLSSTSKDQ; encoded by the exons ATGGATCCACACAAACACCAGTTTAGAACAGAACAACAACAGGAATTCGAGAATCCACATCACTACAAACCTCCACAGATCAAAACAGAAGCGGAATTAAAGATCATAAACAAGATGTTTGATGAGTGCATGAACAAAGAGTGGGAAAAAGTTTTAAACACTTACTCCACTCATGGCTTTGTTCGTCGGGCCAAGCTCACTAAGTCAGAAGACACGGCTCTGCATTTAGCAATCAACTGTTACCACCCGAAGCATCGATCCAAAGATCATCTGCAGTGCATTAAGAAGATGGTGACTAAGATACCTGATGATGAAGTGTTGGACATCTTAAAATTGAAGAATGACACAGGAGACACCCCTCTTCATCTCGCGGCTCAGCTGGGAAACGTTGAAATCTGCCGATGTATTCTCACCCAAGTCGAGAAACTGGGCAAAGTTTATGAACTCATCGGGGAGCGAAACAACTTGAACATGACTCCACTTTTCCTGGCAGCTCATCGTGGCAAGGTGGATGCATTTAAATTACTTCATGAGAAGATTAAGGAAACAGAAGATCGAATCCATCTGTGTAGGAAGGAAAAGGGTGAAACTATTCTGCACTCTACTTTGTCTGGGGAATACTttg AATTGGCCTATGAGATAATTGAAAAATTTCCAGAGCTTGTGAATTATGTGAGTGAGGATGGCACATCTCCCCTGCATATTCTAGCCAGGAAGCCACATGTATTCAAGAGCAGCAGCTATCTTGGATCCTATGAAAGCATTATCTACTACT GTACCGAGGTTACAACCTCTCACAAAAAAGCACTTACTGAAGACGATGCAAATGATCATTTTTCATTCCCGGAAAACTGGAGGACATTTGCTGACTTCTACCAGCTTATTTGGAATTTCATGAAATGGGTGTTCG ctttaaaaaaaattgtaaaaggaCCAACTGCAAAACAAAATAATGATCCAGAGAATCAAGACAGCCAACCTCAAG tttcaggtaacacaaaaaataatacaggGACAGAGGAAGACGACCAAAGGCCTGTTGGAGCATTTCCCAGAATTTACTACACAGATATTGGTTTCCTCAAGTTTGTAATGAAACTCATGCTCATCATACTGGGAATTg GATTTCATAGGATATCGAAaatcaaagaaaagaaaggcAAGCACACATGCGCAGTGGAGATTTTAGAAAAATTGATCCCGAATGAAGCTAGTTACAAGTATCAGCATGCTGGGGGGAAACCTCTGCAACCTGTAGAAGCTCCAAACAAACCAATTGACCTTCCTATGACACCACCTCAAACAGATAATAATGCAATCCAGTCTGATACAGAGGAAACAATGCCAGACCACCCTTCAG ATGCAAACAAACATAAGGAGACACCTATATTAGCAGCAGCAAAAATGGGAATCCAAGAGATAGTAGAGAAAATCATCAAAAGATTCCCAATATCTATTCATGATGTGGATCCAAATCAGAAGAATGTGTTACTTTTGGCTGTTGAGAACAGGCAAGTTGCTGTTTACAATTTCTTACGAAAGCAGAAGCTCCCAGAATTTGTGTACTATCAAGTGGACAACAAGGGAAACAGCGCAGCGCATCTTGCTGCAATGTACACTGGTCTAAAATATTGGCGCATTCCTGGTGATGCATTGCAGTTGCAAGGAGAAGTCAAATGGTacaag TATGTGAAGAGTCACCTGCCACGAGAATCCTATGTTCGTTACAACAATGAAGGGCAGGCTCCAGGCGATGTGTTTTTAGAAACACATGCTAATCTAACTAAACTTGGCACCACATGGCTCATCAAGACCTCGGAATCATGCTCTGTCATCGCAGCACTGATTGCAACTGTGGCATTTGCCGCATCAACAACCGTCCCTGGTGGGCTGGATCAAAACAGTGGCTATCCAATTCTTGAAGGGCAACCCGCGTTTAGTGTATTTGCAGTGTCATCACTCATAGCTCTCTGCTTCTCGGTAACCGCCCTCGTCTTCTTCCTCGCAATCCTCACTTCGCGCTGCCAACAAAAGGATTTCAAAAACAATCTCCCAATAAAGCTGCTCCTTGGACTCACTTCCCTCTTCACATCCATAGCTGCTATCTTGATCTCCTTCTGTGCCGCTCATTCTTTTGTTATCAAGAGTAAACTCAAACTTGCGGCATTCCCTATATATGGAGTAGTGTGCTTACCAGTCACATTTTTTGCCTTCAATCAGCTCCCATTGTACCTCGATCTTTTCAGGTCCATCGTCCAACCAGTGCATTTTCGCAGCTACAGAGTTTCCTATACCGGCAAGCCCGCTAAGGGCAACAAACTCTCCTCAACTTCAAAAGATCAGTAG
- the LOC116015550 gene encoding ankyrin repeat-containing protein ITN1-like isoform X4, with amino-acid sequence MDPHKHQFRTEQQQEFENPHHYKPPQIKTEAELKIINKMFDECMNKEWEKVLNTYSTHGFVRRAKLTKSEDTALHLAINCYHPKHRSKDHLQCIKKMVTKIPDDEVLDILKLKNDTGDTPLHLAAQLGNVEICRCILTQVEKLGKVYELIGERNNLNMTPLFLAAHRGKVDAFKLLHEKIKETEDRIHLCRKEKGETILHSTLSGEYFELAYEIIEKFPELVNYVSEDGTSPLHILARKPHVFKSSSYLGSYESIIYYCTEVTTSHKKALTEDDANDHFSFPENWRTFADFYQLIWNFMKWVFALKKIVKGPTAKQNNDPENQDSQPQVSGNTKNNTGTEEDDQRPVGAFPRIYYTDIGFLKFVMKLMLIILGIDANKHKETPILAAAKMGIQEIVEKIIKRFPISIHDVDPNQKNVLLLAVENRQVAVYNFLRKQKLPEFVYYQVDNKGNSAAHLAAMYTGLKYWRIPGDALQLQGEVKWYKYVKSHLPRESYVRYNNEGQAPGDVFLETHANLTKLGTTWLIKTSESCSVIAALIATVAFAASTTVPGGLDQNSGYPILEGQPAFSVFAVSSLIALCFSVTALVFFLAILTSRCQQKDFKNNLPIKLLLGLTSLFTSIAAILISFCAAHSFVIKSKLKLAAFPIYGVVCLPVTFFAFNQLPLYLDLFRSIVQPVHFRSYRVSYTGKPAKGNKLSSTSKDQ; translated from the exons ATGGATCCACACAAACACCAGTTTAGAACAGAACAACAACAGGAATTCGAGAATCCACATCACTACAAACCTCCACAGATCAAAACAGAAGCGGAATTAAAGATCATAAACAAGATGTTTGATGAGTGCATGAACAAAGAGTGGGAAAAAGTTTTAAACACTTACTCCACTCATGGCTTTGTTCGTCGGGCCAAGCTCACTAAGTCAGAAGACACGGCTCTGCATTTAGCAATCAACTGTTACCACCCGAAGCATCGATCCAAAGATCATCTGCAGTGCATTAAGAAGATGGTGACTAAGATACCTGATGATGAAGTGTTGGACATCTTAAAATTGAAGAATGACACAGGAGACACCCCTCTTCATCTCGCGGCTCAGCTGGGAAACGTTGAAATCTGCCGATGTATTCTCACCCAAGTCGAGAAACTGGGCAAAGTTTATGAACTCATCGGGGAGCGAAACAACTTGAACATGACTCCACTTTTCCTGGCAGCTCATCGTGGCAAGGTGGATGCATTTAAATTACTTCATGAGAAGATTAAGGAAACAGAAGATCGAATCCATCTGTGTAGGAAGGAAAAGGGTGAAACTATTCTGCACTCTACTTTGTCTGGGGAATACTttg AATTGGCCTATGAGATAATTGAAAAATTTCCAGAGCTTGTGAATTATGTGAGTGAGGATGGCACATCTCCCCTGCATATTCTAGCCAGGAAGCCACATGTATTCAAGAGCAGCAGCTATCTTGGATCCTATGAAAGCATTATCTACTACT GTACCGAGGTTACAACCTCTCACAAAAAAGCACTTACTGAAGACGATGCAAATGATCATTTTTCATTCCCGGAAAACTGGAGGACATTTGCTGACTTCTACCAGCTTATTTGGAATTTCATGAAATGGGTGTTCG ctttaaaaaaaattgtaaaaggaCCAACTGCAAAACAAAATAATGATCCAGAGAATCAAGACAGCCAACCTCAAG tttcaggtaacacaaaaaataatacaggGACAGAGGAAGACGACCAAAGGCCTGTTGGAGCATTTCCCAGAATTTACTACACAGATATTGGTTTCCTCAAGTTTGTAATGAAACTCATGCTCATCATACTGGGAATTg ATGCAAACAAACATAAGGAGACACCTATATTAGCAGCAGCAAAAATGGGAATCCAAGAGATAGTAGAGAAAATCATCAAAAGATTCCCAATATCTATTCATGATGTGGATCCAAATCAGAAGAATGTGTTACTTTTGGCTGTTGAGAACAGGCAAGTTGCTGTTTACAATTTCTTACGAAAGCAGAAGCTCCCAGAATTTGTGTACTATCAAGTGGACAACAAGGGAAACAGCGCAGCGCATCTTGCTGCAATGTACACTGGTCTAAAATATTGGCGCATTCCTGGTGATGCATTGCAGTTGCAAGGAGAAGTCAAATGGTacaag TATGTGAAGAGTCACCTGCCACGAGAATCCTATGTTCGTTACAACAATGAAGGGCAGGCTCCAGGCGATGTGTTTTTAGAAACACATGCTAATCTAACTAAACTTGGCACCACATGGCTCATCAAGACCTCGGAATCATGCTCTGTCATCGCAGCACTGATTGCAACTGTGGCATTTGCCGCATCAACAACCGTCCCTGGTGGGCTGGATCAAAACAGTGGCTATCCAATTCTTGAAGGGCAACCCGCGTTTAGTGTATTTGCAGTGTCATCACTCATAGCTCTCTGCTTCTCGGTAACCGCCCTCGTCTTCTTCCTCGCAATCCTCACTTCGCGCTGCCAACAAAAGGATTTCAAAAACAATCTCCCAATAAAGCTGCTCCTTGGACTCACTTCCCTCTTCACATCCATAGCTGCTATCTTGATCTCCTTCTGTGCCGCTCATTCTTTTGTTATCAAGAGTAAACTCAAACTTGCGGCATTCCCTATATATGGAGTAGTGTGCTTACCAGTCACATTTTTTGCCTTCAATCAGCTCCCATTGTACCTCGATCTTTTCAGGTCCATCGTCCAACCAGTGCATTTTCGCAGCTACAGAGTTTCCTATACCGGCAAGCCCGCTAAGGGCAACAAACTCTCCTCAACTTCAAAAGATCAGTAG
- the LOC116015550 gene encoding uncharacterized protein LOC116015550 isoform X2, producing the protein MDPHKHQFRTEQQQEFENPHHYKPPQIKTEAELKIINKMFDECMNKEWEKVLNTYSTHGFVRRAKLTKSEDTALHLAINCYHPKHRSKDHLQCIKKMVTKIPDDEVLDILKLKNDTGDTPLHLAAQLGNVEICRCILTQVEKLGKVYELIGERNNLNMTPLFLAAHRGKVDAFKLLHEKIKETEDRIHLCRKEKGETILHSTLSGEYFELAYEIIEKFPELVNYVSEDGTSPLHILARKPHVFKSSSYLGSYESIIYYCTEVTTSHKKALTEDDANDHFSFPENWRTFADFYQLIWNFMKWVFALKKIVKGPTAKQNNDPENQDSQPQGNTKNNTGTEEDDQRPVGAFPRIYYTDIGFLKFVMKLMLIILGIGFHRISKIKEKKGKHTCAVEILEKLIPNEASYKYQHAGGKPLQPVEAPNKPIDLPMTPPQTDNNAIQSDTEETMPDHPSDANKHKETPILAAAKMGIQEIVEKIIKRFPISIHDVDPNQKNVLLLAVENRQVAVYNFLRKQKLPEFVYYQVDNKGNSAAHLAAMYTGLKYWRIPGDALQLQGEVKWYKYVKSHLPRESYVRYNNEGQAPGDVFLETHANLTKLGTTWLIKTSESCSVIAALIATVAFAASTTVPGGLDQNSGYPILEGQPAFSVFAVSSLIALCFSVTALVFFLAILTSRCQQKDFKNNLPIKLLLGLTSLFTSIAAILISFCAAHSFVIKSKLKLAAFPIYGVVCLPVTFFAFNQLPLYLDLFRSIVQPVHFRSYRVSYTGKPAKGNKLSSTSKDQ; encoded by the exons ATGGATCCACACAAACACCAGTTTAGAACAGAACAACAACAGGAATTCGAGAATCCACATCACTACAAACCTCCACAGATCAAAACAGAAGCGGAATTAAAGATCATAAACAAGATGTTTGATGAGTGCATGAACAAAGAGTGGGAAAAAGTTTTAAACACTTACTCCACTCATGGCTTTGTTCGTCGGGCCAAGCTCACTAAGTCAGAAGACACGGCTCTGCATTTAGCAATCAACTGTTACCACCCGAAGCATCGATCCAAAGATCATCTGCAGTGCATTAAGAAGATGGTGACTAAGATACCTGATGATGAAGTGTTGGACATCTTAAAATTGAAGAATGACACAGGAGACACCCCTCTTCATCTCGCGGCTCAGCTGGGAAACGTTGAAATCTGCCGATGTATTCTCACCCAAGTCGAGAAACTGGGCAAAGTTTATGAACTCATCGGGGAGCGAAACAACTTGAACATGACTCCACTTTTCCTGGCAGCTCATCGTGGCAAGGTGGATGCATTTAAATTACTTCATGAGAAGATTAAGGAAACAGAAGATCGAATCCATCTGTGTAGGAAGGAAAAGGGTGAAACTATTCTGCACTCTACTTTGTCTGGGGAATACTttg AATTGGCCTATGAGATAATTGAAAAATTTCCAGAGCTTGTGAATTATGTGAGTGAGGATGGCACATCTCCCCTGCATATTCTAGCCAGGAAGCCACATGTATTCAAGAGCAGCAGCTATCTTGGATCCTATGAAAGCATTATCTACTACT GTACCGAGGTTACAACCTCTCACAAAAAAGCACTTACTGAAGACGATGCAAATGATCATTTTTCATTCCCGGAAAACTGGAGGACATTTGCTGACTTCTACCAGCTTATTTGGAATTTCATGAAATGGGTGTTCG ctttaaaaaaaattgtaaaaggaCCAACTGCAAAACAAAATAATGATCCAGAGAATCAAGACAGCCAACCTCAAG gtaacacaaaaaataatacaggGACAGAGGAAGACGACCAAAGGCCTGTTGGAGCATTTCCCAGAATTTACTACACAGATATTGGTTTCCTCAAGTTTGTAATGAAACTCATGCTCATCATACTGGGAATTg GATTTCATAGGATATCGAAaatcaaagaaaagaaaggcAAGCACACATGCGCAGTGGAGATTTTAGAAAAATTGATCCCGAATGAAGCTAGTTACAAGTATCAGCATGCTGGGGGGAAACCTCTGCAACCTGTAGAAGCTCCAAACAAACCAATTGACCTTCCTATGACACCACCTCAAACAGATAATAATGCAATCCAGTCTGATACAGAGGAAACAATGCCAGACCACCCTTCAG ATGCAAACAAACATAAGGAGACACCTATATTAGCAGCAGCAAAAATGGGAATCCAAGAGATAGTAGAGAAAATCATCAAAAGATTCCCAATATCTATTCATGATGTGGATCCAAATCAGAAGAATGTGTTACTTTTGGCTGTTGAGAACAGGCAAGTTGCTGTTTACAATTTCTTACGAAAGCAGAAGCTCCCAGAATTTGTGTACTATCAAGTGGACAACAAGGGAAACAGCGCAGCGCATCTTGCTGCAATGTACACTGGTCTAAAATATTGGCGCATTCCTGGTGATGCATTGCAGTTGCAAGGAGAAGTCAAATGGTacaag TATGTGAAGAGTCACCTGCCACGAGAATCCTATGTTCGTTACAACAATGAAGGGCAGGCTCCAGGCGATGTGTTTTTAGAAACACATGCTAATCTAACTAAACTTGGCACCACATGGCTCATCAAGACCTCGGAATCATGCTCTGTCATCGCAGCACTGATTGCAACTGTGGCATTTGCCGCATCAACAACCGTCCCTGGTGGGCTGGATCAAAACAGTGGCTATCCAATTCTTGAAGGGCAACCCGCGTTTAGTGTATTTGCAGTGTCATCACTCATAGCTCTCTGCTTCTCGGTAACCGCCCTCGTCTTCTTCCTCGCAATCCTCACTTCGCGCTGCCAACAAAAGGATTTCAAAAACAATCTCCCAATAAAGCTGCTCCTTGGACTCACTTCCCTCTTCACATCCATAGCTGCTATCTTGATCTCCTTCTGTGCCGCTCATTCTTTTGTTATCAAGAGTAAACTCAAACTTGCGGCATTCCCTATATATGGAGTAGTGTGCTTACCAGTCACATTTTTTGCCTTCAATCAGCTCCCATTGTACCTCGATCTTTTCAGGTCCATCGTCCAACCAGTGCATTTTCGCAGCTACAGAGTTTCCTATACCGGCAAGCCCGCTAAGGGCAACAAACTCTCCTCAACTTCAAAAGATCAGTAG